In one window of Tellurirhabdus rosea DNA:
- a CDS encoding YheT family hydrolase, with protein MPVIRHSAYPGPPRYLYNGHLQTVYPSLFRKVPGVTYERERLTLSDGDFVDLDWTDRRSRRLLLVTHGLEGDSGRHYVKGTARLFAEQDYDVLAWNCRSCSGEMNRAFRLYNHGEIGDIGEVLTHALRTKNYEEVVLVGYSMGGNITLKYLGVHGKTIPDVVRRAVAISAPADLHASARLLDLPSNRFYRNRFMKKLVIKMQQKAALFPGTLDMTRLNQVRVWQDFDDFFSAPLNGYRNALDFYDQASAVNFMPDITVPTLLLNAQNDPILSPECSPAWLAEQHPHLFLETPATGGHVGFLVRGDLYTYAERRALAFCQ; from the coding sequence ATGCCCGTCATTCGTCACTCCGCTTACCCCGGTCCGCCGCGTTATCTCTACAACGGACACCTGCAAACCGTTTATCCCAGCCTGTTCCGGAAAGTGCCGGGCGTCACTTACGAACGCGAACGGCTGACCCTTTCCGACGGCGATTTTGTGGACCTCGACTGGACCGACCGCCGGAGCCGCCGCCTGCTGCTGGTTACCCACGGGCTGGAGGGCGATTCGGGACGGCATTACGTGAAAGGCACCGCCCGGCTCTTTGCCGAACAGGACTACGACGTGCTGGCCTGGAACTGCCGGTCGTGCAGCGGCGAAATGAACCGCGCCTTCCGGTTGTACAACCACGGTGAGATCGGCGACATCGGGGAAGTCCTGACCCACGCCCTCCGTACTAAAAACTACGAAGAGGTCGTCTTGGTTGGCTACAGCATGGGCGGTAATATAACGTTAAAATATCTGGGTGTCCACGGAAAAACGATTCCGGATGTGGTACGCCGGGCCGTGGCCATTTCGGCCCCCGCCGACCTGCACGCCAGCGCCCGCCTTCTGGACCTTCCGTCGAACCGGTTTTACCGCAACCGGTTCATGAAAAAACTGGTCATCAAGATGCAGCAGAAAGCGGCGCTCTTTCCCGGCACGCTCGACATGACCCGGCTGAACCAGGTGCGCGTCTGGCAGGATTTCGACGATTTTTTCTCCGCCCCGCTCAACGGCTACCGCAACGCGCTGGATTTCTACGACCAGGCCTCCGCCGTTAACTTCATGCCCGACATTACCGTGCCGACGCTGCTGCTCAACGCCCAGAACGACCCCATTCTGTCGCCGGAATGCTCGCCCGCCTGGCTGGCCGAACAACATCCGCATCTCTTTCTGGAAACGCCTGCCACCGGCGGCCATGTCGGTTTTCTCGTCCGCGGCGACCTCTACACTTACGCCGAACGGCGGGCGCTGGCGTTTTGTCAGTAA